Part of the Exiguobacterium acetylicum DSM 20416 genome, ATCGATCGTCCGGAGACAAAAGCGCGGTCGCATCAATTCGAAAACTACCACGACTATATGGAAGATGAACTGAAATCAAGTGGTCTCTTCACAGCGACGCAAGACCGATTAAATGCGAGGGAACGAGAGCAGTTACGCGATATCTTCCGACGGGCACAAGAGAACGGCAGCATCCTCTGGCAAGATGTCATCTCGTTCGATGAAGTGTGGTTACAGGAAGTCGGTGTCAAAGAAAATCGTTACATCGATGAACAACGGTTGATGCAGGCGACACGGAATGCGACCGCGCTGATGATTGAAAGGGAACAGATGTTGCACGCAACATGGACCGCTGCGATTCATTACAACACGGATAACATCCACGTCCATATCGCGACAGTCGAGACGATGCATCCACGCGAACGTGGTAAACGGAAACCAAAAACGATTGAGAAGATGAAGGCACAAGTCGTCCAAACACTCGCCGATCGGACACGGGAACAGGAGAAGTTGAATGCCTTCATCCGTGATGAAGTCCTCGCGCACAAACGAAATCATGCAACACTATCCGTTTCAAATCGCGTGCTACATCCGGAACTCGTACGCCAGTATAAAGCGATTCAGAAACAATTACCGGACGACAAGCGGCAACGGTATTACAACATGAACAGCATGCACGAACTGCGTCCTTCACTCAACCAGTTCACCGACACATATCTTGCGACACACTTCGAGAAAGAACACGCCGCGTTCAAGCAACGACTTGATACGGAGGTCGCATTCTACGAGCGAAGTTACGGATCGGCATCGCAAGCATCGGCTTATCGGAAGACGAAAGAACAGGATCTCTACACGCGCATGGGAAACGCCATCCTGTCCGAAATGCGTGAATCGTCTAAGTCACCTCAGGAGCTTGCAAAGATGAAGACATCCTCACCTAAACAAAAAATCCAAGCAGCGTTTCGACGTGAACGGATCATGCAAGAGACACTCTATCGAATCGGACGACACATGA contains:
- the mobP2 gene encoding MobP2 family relaxase, yielding MSNIPGVIIKSKFKLPQATRRARRYTTYLSYIDRPETKARSHQFENYHDYMEDELKSSGLFTATQDRLNAREREQLRDIFRRAQENGSILWQDVISFDEVWLQEVGVKENRYIDEQRLMQATRNATALMIEREQMLHATWTAAIHYNTDNIHVHIATVETMHPRERGKRKPKTIEKMKAQVVQTLADRTREQEKLNAFIRDEVLAHKRNHATLSVSNRVLHPELVRQYKAIQKQLPDDKRQRYYNMNSMHELRPSLNQFTDTYLATHFEKEHAAFKQRLDTEVAFYERSYGSASQASAYRKTKEQDLYTRMGNAILSEMRESSKSPQELAKMKTSSPKQKIQAAFRRERIMQETLYRIGRHMNDEWEHIQNQKAFELLQQEIDHDR